Proteins from one Prinia subflava isolate CZ2003 ecotype Zambia chromosome 4, Cam_Psub_1.2, whole genome shotgun sequence genomic window:
- the MRPS33 gene encoding small ribosomal subunit protein mS33, with the protein MPSVSSYALRMARLSAQIFGDVVRPTDRRSMRVVQLFSEQPLARRDEVRNWYPPHNTYYALMSKLRYFGLYRDEHQDFREEMRRMKKLRGKEKPKKGEGKRALKKK; encoded by the exons ATGCCCAGCGTTTCCAGCTACGCGCTGCGCATGGCCCGCCTGAGCGCGCAGATCTTCGGCGATGTGGTGCGGCCCACGGATCGCCGGTCCATGAGGGTGGTGCAGCTGTTCAGCGAGCAGCCGCTGGCCAGGCGGGACGAGGTGCGCAACTGGTACCCCCCACACAACACCTACTACGCCCTCATGAGCAAACTGCGCTACTTCGGCCTCTACAG GGATGAGCATCAGGACTTCAGGGAGGAGATGAGGCGAATGAAAAAGCTCCGTGGGAAGGAAAAACcaaagaaaggggaaggaaagagagcTCTCAAGAAGAAATAA